A section of the Anabaena cylindrica PCC 7122 genome encodes:
- a CDS encoding YceD family protein — protein sequence MDAIFIPQLTKAPERTEEIQVNESLPGLETLTPVRGTIHVQHQGTYLEVSSKAETIITCTCNRCLQQYNQRLAVNTKEIIWLEENANQAEHLPLEMEVAVEDLVETVSPNGYFYPSEWLYEQMCLAIPQRQLCDRNCPGILETVASSEEIVDSRWASLQSLKKQLPE from the coding sequence ATGGACGCTATTTTTATTCCGCAGCTAACTAAAGCCCCGGAGCGAACAGAGGAAATTCAAGTTAATGAATCTCTGCCTGGTCTGGAAACTCTAACCCCGGTGCGTGGAACTATCCACGTACAGCATCAGGGTACTTATTTAGAGGTATCCAGTAAGGCAGAAACAATTATCACTTGTACCTGTAATCGCTGCTTGCAGCAATATAATCAACGGTTGGCTGTTAATACTAAAGAAATTATTTGGTTAGAGGAAAATGCTAATCAAGCGGAACACTTGCCTTTAGAAATGGAAGTGGCTGTAGAAGATTTAGTGGAAACAGTATCACCTAATGGTTATTTTTATCCTAGTGAATGGTTGTATGAGCAGATGTGTTTAGCGATTCCGCAGCGTCAGTTGTGCGATCGCAATTGTCCAGGTATTTTAGAGACTGTTGCTAGTTCTGAGGAGATTGTCGATAGCCGTTGGGCTTCTTTACAAAGCTTGAAAAAACAACTTCCTGAATAG
- a CDS encoding type II toxin-antitoxin system PemK/MazF family toxin, which produces MKEGNIILTPIPQANGEIKNRPALILKEMPKYQAFLVCGISTQLKQYISNFDEIVSPNNDDFESSGLVSQSVIRLSFLTVITRNSIIGSIGAISTERHQRLLNNLSQYLVQSRK; this is translated from the coding sequence ATGAAAGAAGGTAATATTATACTAACTCCTATTCCACAAGCAAATGGAGAAATAAAAAACCGTCCTGCGCTGATTTTGAAAGAAATGCCAAAATATCAAGCCTTTTTGGTTTGTGGAATCAGTACCCAATTAAAACAATATATTTCTAATTTTGATGAAATAGTTTCACCTAATAATGATGATTTTGAATCCAGTGGGTTAGTTAGTCAATCTGTGATTAGATTAAGTTTTTTAACTGTCATCACTCGTAACAGTATAATTGGCTCAATTGGCGCAATTTCAACAGAAAGGCATCAAAGATTATTAAATAATCTAAGTCAATATTTAGTTCAATCAAGAAAATAA